A window of Chitinophagales bacterium contains these coding sequences:
- a CDS encoding DUF1905 domain-containing protein, which translates to MPPHLQYSFSAQVWQYNPPAGWFFVSLPLEIAKEIRENAGWQEEGWGRLKTTARIGKTEWKTAIWFDTKKRTYLLPLKAEIRKKENAVAGKKLTLTIWV; encoded by the coding sequence ATGCCCCCACACCTGCAATACTCCTTTTCCGCCCAAGTATGGCAATACAATCCCCCAGCGGGTTGGTTCTTTGTTTCCTTGCCTTTGGAAATAGCCAAAGAGATCCGGGAGAATGCCGGATGGCAGGAAGAAGGCTGGGGCCGATTAAAGACCACCGCCCGTATCGGTAAAACAGAATGGAAGACCGCCATCTGGTTTGATACCAAAAAAAGAACCTACCTCTTGCCGCTAAAAGCAGAAATTCGAAAAAAAGAAAATGCAGTGGCAGGGAAAAAACTGACTCTTACGATTTGGGTGTAA
- a CDS encoding universal stress protein, producing MANILVPTDFSPASIKLAEQALGLTTDMKVNIILFHAFEQSSLPFELLRPSYKDPSAELMTENFRQACKQLKDEYGQRVGKIVVRCMQGDTRAMFRNFIEANDVNMIFYPSHYVFTKAHKQSVNPAGLFTKCGIPVVREVPRKKEPVFSNKKIFTTEPQQVYAKAGSY from the coding sequence ATGGCAAACATTCTTGTACCTACAGACTTTAGTCCTGCCTCCATAAAACTGGCTGAACAGGCGCTGGGCTTAACTACAGACATGAAAGTTAATATCATTCTTTTTCATGCTTTTGAACAATCTTCCCTGCCCTTTGAATTGTTGCGTCCCAGTTATAAAGATCCTTCAGCAGAATTGATGACAGAGAATTTTCGTCAGGCTTGTAAACAGTTAAAGGATGAATATGGCCAACGGGTAGGTAAGATCGTAGTGCGGTGTATGCAGGGTGATACCAGGGCCATGTTCAGAAATTTTATTGAGGCCAATGATGTGAACATGATCTTCTATCCCAGCCATTATGTGTTTACCAAGGCGCACAAGCAAAGCGTAAACCCGGCGGGCTTGTTTACCAAATGTGGTATTCCGGTGGTCAGGGAAGTACCAAGGAAAAAGGAACCTGTGTTCAGTAATAAAAAAATCTTCACGACTGAGCCTCAGCAGGTTTACGCAAAGGCGGGATCTTATTAA
- a CDS encoding VOC family protein, whose protein sequence is MLLAIHPKLPMRSKAATRDFYLHNLGFKDIGQVDYPDYLMVRLDEVEIHFFSFPTLDPATNDGQVYIRVKDIETWYASLKTTGIRLTELKTMPWKQKEFSTWDPDNNVLTFGEDA, encoded by the coding sequence ATGCTCCTCGCCATTCACCCCAAATTACCGATGCGCTCAAAAGCCGCTACGCGTGATTTTTACCTACATAACCTTGGCTTTAAAGACATCGGTCAGGTGGACTACCCTGACTACCTGATGGTACGCCTGGATGAGGTAGAAATTCACTTTTTCTCCTTCCCCACCCTCGACCCCGCTACCAATGACGGACAGGTATATATCCGCGTGAAAGACATTGAGACCTGGTATGCTTCGCTAAAAACCACCGGTATCCGCCTCACTGAATTAAAGACCATGCCCTGGAAACAAAAAGAATTCTCCACCTGGGACCCGGATAACAATGTATTGACCTTTGGGGAAGACGCGTGA
- a CDS encoding DUF2200 domain-containing protein, whose protein sequence is MSNARVFAYTFASIYPHYITKVEKKGRTKEELDEVLMWLTGYNKKSLQQQIDQKSTLEDFFAKAPEINPNASKITGVICGYRVEEIEDKLMQKIRYMDKLVDELAKGKAMEKILRK, encoded by the coding sequence ATGAGCAATGCCCGCGTCTTTGCCTACACTTTTGCTTCCATCTATCCGCACTATATCACCAAAGTGGAAAAGAAAGGCCGTACCAAAGAAGAACTGGATGAAGTATTGATGTGGTTGACCGGCTACAATAAAAAGTCATTACAACAACAGATCGATCAGAAATCAACGCTGGAGGATTTCTTTGCAAAGGCGCCGGAAATCAATCCCAACGCCTCAAAGATCACCGGCGTAATATGTGGCTACCGGGTAGAAGAGATCGAAGATAAATTAATGCAGAAGATCCGCTATATGGATAAACTGGTAGACGAACTTGCTAAGGGAAAGGCAATGGAAAAAATATTACGTAAATAA
- a CDS encoding cupin domain-containing protein, with translation MSPIIKADSKSEYYFEERCYITELLNNSSEPDLSVARARVEPGVTTALHRVLGTAEKYYILSGTGAMEVDGQAAGTVNPGDMVLIPPGQTQRITNTGSADLIFLCFCTPRFEPKNYEAVQES, from the coding sequence ATGTCCCCAATCATAAAGGCCGATAGCAAAAGCGAGTATTATTTTGAGGAGCGCTGTTATATCACCGAGTTGCTCAACAATTCTTCGGAGCCTGATCTATCAGTTGCCCGCGCCCGGGTAGAGCCCGGGGTCACTACGGCCTTACACCGGGTTTTAGGTACAGCCGAAAAGTATTATATCTTATCCGGAACTGGCGCCATGGAGGTCGATGGCCAAGCTGCAGGTACAGTTAATCCTGGCGATATGGTGCTGATTCCTCCGGGTCAAACCCAGCGGATCACCAATACGGGTTCGGCAGACCTGATATTTTTATGTTTTTGTACACCCCGGTTTGAGCCAAAGAATTATGAAGCGGTGCAGGAGAGTTGA
- a CDS encoding CsbD family protein, whose amino-acid sequence MNSKELNGNWNVIKGKLKAKFAILTDDDLKFVFGKKNEMLGRIQIKLGKTEEEFHKIIAAL is encoded by the coding sequence ATGAACTCTAAAGAATTAAATGGCAACTGGAATGTAATAAAGGGCAAACTGAAAGCAAAATTTGCCATCTTAACGGATGATGACCTGAAATTTGTCTTTGGCAAAAAAAATGAAATGCTGGGTCGCATTCAGATAAAACTGGGAAAAACAGAAGAAGAGTTCCATAAAATCATTGCAGCGCTTTAG
- a CDS encoding NERD domain-containing protein — translation MSKGQRSPTPETTRHEHNRPFQVKSTIENKTNLEEKMCRIYNKVGSLNTLKSHLADSNIHEFKTLREVMHFQRSYLSIRQQVISHHENLIEEEKNTLGIELSQLETAIQTQKQEAEKRLNDKIDSLKHELSALQNNMPPNLFKKTINKLKQWRYIRKINQIEQIYDVEAKQLIDGLVRSYQSKQIRYQYIGSNFREAVRQSAESPLSELERKKTKIDGLNSFIYGALGEQKVVTTLEALSDDYYLINDFAVSFSPALYNKKENSYIKSVQIDHILVGPSGVFLVETKNWSEKSLENLNLRSPVEQIRRTNYALYKLLNTGVSIYRLNLDEHHWGEKQISIRNLIVLTNAKPKEEFQHVKILTVDELLNYVNYFKPIFSYSETQKIAEFINIVNNQTYL, via the coding sequence GTGAGCAAAGGTCAAAGAAGTCCGACGCCTGAAACTACTCGCCATGAACATAACAGACCATTTCAGGTTAAATCAACGATAGAAAACAAAACTAATTTGGAAGAGAAAATGTGCAGAATTTATAATAAGGTAGGCTCACTGAACACTTTAAAATCACACTTAGCCGACAGTAACATCCATGAATTTAAGACACTAAGAGAAGTAATGCACTTTCAAAGGTCGTATTTGTCTATCCGACAACAAGTAATTTCTCACCATGAAAATCTTATTGAGGAAGAAAAAAATACGCTTGGCATAGAATTGTCTCAATTAGAAACAGCCATTCAAACACAAAAACAGGAAGCTGAAAAACGTTTGAATGATAAAATAGATTCGTTGAAACATGAATTAAGTGCTCTACAAAACAACATGCCACCGAATTTATTCAAAAAGACTATTAATAAATTAAAACAATGGCGCTACATAAGAAAAATCAACCAAATAGAACAGATTTATGATGTTGAGGCAAAACAATTAATAGATGGGCTTGTTCGCAGTTACCAAAGCAAACAGATTCGCTATCAGTATATAGGTTCAAATTTTAGAGAAGCAGTACGGCAAAGTGCTGAAAGCCCATTGTCGGAGCTTGAAAGAAAAAAAACAAAAATAGATGGACTAAATAGTTTTATTTATGGCGCTTTGGGGGAGCAAAAAGTTGTAACGACATTAGAAGCGCTATCGGATGACTATTACCTAATCAATGACTTTGCTGTTTCCTTTTCGCCTGCACTGTATAACAAAAAAGAAAATAGTTATATAAAATCTGTACAGATTGATCATATTCTTGTTGGACCCTCAGGTGTGTTTCTTGTTGAAACTAAGAATTGGAGTGAAAAATCACTAGAAAATTTAAATTTACGCTCACCAGTCGAGCAAATCAGAAGAACAAACTATGCTTTGTACAAGTTGCTAAATACCGGAGTAAGCATCTATCGTTTGAATTTAGATGAGCATCATTGGGGTGAAAAACAAATATCAATTAGAAACCTAATAGTTTTAACTAATGCAAAGCCAAAAGAAGAGTTTCAACATGTTAAAATTCTAACTGTGGATGAGCTCCTTAACTATGTTAATTATTTCAAGCCAATATTTTCATATTCTGAAACACAAAAAATTGCTGAGTTTATAAATATTGTAAATAATCAAACCTATTTATAA